From a region of the Chrysemys picta bellii isolate R12L10 chromosome 7, ASM1138683v2, whole genome shotgun sequence genome:
- the LOC135972922 gene encoding myb/SANT-like DNA-binding domain-containing protein 2, translating to MESQDRKRAPAWTEREVRDLLAIWGDESVLAELRSSKRNGKVLEKVSKAMKDRCHNRDTQQCRVKIKELRQAYHKAREANGRSRAEPQTCRFYAELHAILGGAATTTPTVCYDSVNGETHREEGSGNEEDEDGGNVGSSQQQGSGETGFPNSQDMFITLDLEPVTPELTQDPEGTQETSAANVSPSQRLVNIRKRKWRTRDDMFTELQMSSHADRALPRNLKALLPKFHSLLTQTPKNTVRGPPATQSLHPRRLPKHQKAGLQ from the exons atggagtcccaggatcgcaaaagagctccagcatggaccgaacgggaggtacgggatctgctcgccatatggggagatgaatcagtgctagctgaactccgtagcagtaaaagaaatggcaaagtattagaaaaggtctccaaggccatgaaggaccgatgccataacagggacacacagcagtgccgcgtgaaaattaaggagctacggcaagcctaccacaaagccagagaagcaaacggaaggtccagggcagagccgcaaacttgccgcttctacgcggagctgcatgccattctagggggtgcagccaccactaccccaaccgtgtgctatgactccgtcaatggagaaacacacagggaagagggttcggggaacgaggaagatgaggatggaggtaatgtaggtagctcacagcagcaaggaagcggagaaaccggtttccccaacagccaggatatgtttatcaccctggacctggaaccagtaacccccgaactcacccaagaccctgagggcacacaggagacctctg ctgcaaatgtttctccttcgcagaggctagtgaacattagaaagagaaaatggaggacgcgggacgatatgtttacggagctccagatgtcctcccacgctgatagagcactcCCCAGAAACCTcaaagccctcctccccaagttccatagcctcctcacccagacgcccaagaacacggtgcgggggcctccggccacccagtcactccaccccagacgattgcctaagcatcagaaggctggccttcaataa